In one Coccinella septempunctata chromosome 6, icCocSept1.1, whole genome shotgun sequence genomic region, the following are encoded:
- the LOC123315894 gene encoding uncharacterized protein LOC123315894, with amino-acid sequence MSSGDCEGLQEDLERLYHWCVVNKLSLNISKCSVMSFTRSKQPVVFPYTVCGNLLARVSEVRDLGVIFDSRLTFIPHVDQLVLSVSKVYGFIIRNCRYFTHTSTFLCLFNALIRSRLDYGSVAWNPIYNCHRQRIESIQKRFLKYLVWREDGVYPVRGSEYGLLLNRFGVSSLEVRRKVLAVKFLYNVVNDITDCPSLLAMVNFIVRRQNSRSQELFYLRTPRTNLLLQSPIEFMCRTFNTISAVCDINFDTLPCIIEVLLCSLECEQ; translated from the coding sequence ATGAGTTCAGGTGATTGCGAGGGGCTTCAGGAGGATTTAGAGCGGTTGTATCATTGGTGTGTTGTTAACAAGCTCAGCCTAAATATTTCTAAATGTAGCGTCATGTCTTTCACGAGGAGTAAGCAACCTGTTGTGTTCCCCTACACAGTGTGCGGTAATTTGTTGGCGAGAGTATCTGAGGTTAGGGATTTGGGTGTGATCTTTGATAGTAGACTCACTTTCATCCCGCACGTTGATCAGTTAGTGCTTTCTGTCTCGAAGGTTTATGGTTTCATAATACGCAACTGCAGATATTTTACTCACACATCAACCTTTTTGTGCCTTTTCAATGCATTAATAAGAAGCAGGTTGGACTATGGCTCTGTAGCTTGGAATCCCATCTACAATTGTCACAGACAGCGCATTGAATCAATTCAGAAGCGTTTCCTGAAGTACCTTGTTTGGAGGGAGGATGGTGTCTACCCAGTGAGAGGTTCAGAGTATGGCTTGCTTTTGAACAGATTTGGAGTCTCCTCTTTGGAGGTTAGACGAAAAGTACTGGCGGTGAAATTTTTGTACAATGTAGTGAATGACATAACGGATTGTCCATCGTTACTAGCTATGGTCAACTTCATAGTGAGAAGGCAGAATTCGAGATCACAAGAACTTTTTTACTTGCGTACTCCCAGGACCAATCTTCTCCTGCAATCTCCGATTGAGTTTATGTGCCGGACCTTCAATACGATCTCTGCGGTTTGTGATATTAATTTTGACACTTTACCATGTATTATTGAAGTACTTTTATGCAGTTTGGAGTGTGAACAGTAG